GGATGAGTGAGGACCCTTTATGGAAAGCCCCTTCACCAAGTACAGACAGAATTTACTTCTTTCCCACCTCTCCAGTACAGACGGAGATAGACTCTATATTCCacatccctcttccctcctcaagCCTTAGATAGTAGTTCTACCCATTTCACCACCTTGTCCTCCTCCCTGACAGGCAAGGGAAGATATTTCTCCCAGTTGGTGGGAATAATTCTCAGGTTCATAGGGCAAAGGCTGCCCCAGCGATAAAGGTACTGGTGTTGAGAAGCTGCAGTTCTTCCGGAATGGCGTGTCCAGGGTCTTGATGTTGCTGACACCCTGGAGGAGGGCCAGGATGAGGACAGATCCTGCTCTGTGCCAAGCCAGAACACAGCAGCCTCttcccctctttcttctcccccACTCCCAACACCCTCACACACCGGTAGCTGTGGTGCCCTCTGTATCCAGAAGGTTTCAGGCTGTTCCCATCGGTAGTCATGAGGCTGTAAAAGGAGAACCCGAAAAACTCATGGTTTGTGCTCCCTTTCATATCCTCTGCTGCTTTCCCACAGCCCGCTAGAGCCCAGCTGTATAAGTGGTATGGAATAAGTTCTCACCTTGGTTGGGGCAGGAGGCCTGACTTGTACCAGCTCCTTTCGGTAGTCGTGGTGTGTCACAGACTCGACCTCAGGGTGCTTCCCTGTGGGTTCCTGTTCTGCCTGCACCTCTTTACTATACAGTCCTGGAGGGCATCAGAGCCATTCTTCCCTGATTTTtgtcttccccctcccctttaCCCTTCACCCAGCCTCTCACCAGATCTGATGGTGCAGGAGCATCTCTAGCATGGCTTCACGCTTTCCTGTGGGAGGGCAGGGAATAGAGAATGGGGGAATCTGGTTAAGCAGCAGTCCCAGAGGAAACAAAtgtgagaaaaggaaggaaaatcatgGGGTTTTACCCTTCTACCCATTGGACTGGCCATAGTACTACTGGgaattccttcctctctttttttctctaatgggCTCATGCTGGCCCACTCTCTCATGCTTCACACCTCGAATTGGCGGATAGTAGTTTCGTGGGGGCTGGTAGGAGTCTTTCTGGGTGGTGCTGAAGGACATGGGTGACGGTAGCTGCATGGTCAGCAGTCCCTGGTGTCCATGTCGAAAGAAGAAACTCTCAGAGCCATCTTGCATgcttgggacttgatccaggtgGTTGGTGGCTCTCTGTGGGCCCCAAGTTGAGTGACCATGATATCCTTTATGGTACCCACCCTCATCATAAACTACTGCCTCCCCCAGGAAACTGGGGGTAGTCTTCGGGAAAAGGGAGCAGGTCAAAACCTTAATACCTCCTCCTCCCAGTTGTAGAGAAGGCAGTGGCCCCGTGGCAATATTTCATTGAGAACCTTACACTTCCCTTCAACCTGGGGGGTCTTCTGTTGCCCTTGGGCACCAGGTCCTGAAACTTGCAAAAATTTCCAGGGTTGTTTCTGAGGTTCCCAGTGGTGGCTGTAGTGATTCCAGGAGGTATAGTCAGGGACCAGCTCTTCCCCAGGGTTTCTGAAGCTTGGGAGACTGTAGGGgctgagctcagggtcatggcCACAGTCTGGACTAGGCCCAGTGTCAGTGGCAGAACCAGGGCCAGAATCAGGACCAGTGCCTTGACCAGAGTCACAGCCAGGGCCAGAGCCATGGCTAGGACCAGCACTGGAGCCAGGAACAGGGATGGGACTAGAGCTAAGGTCATTTGTAGTACAGGGATCCTGGCTGAAACGGGAAACACAGACAGGCTCAAAGCCAAGTCTCCTCCAGCCTATCTTGTGAGTAAAGCTGGCTCCAGTGCAGGGCTCCCCAGGAGGACGGAGAACGCTCGGCTCAGAGCGGCACTGTGGGGTCTTCGTGGAGAACGCAGCAGTTTTGGCGGTGGTTGCGGCGGTAGCTGCAGCAGTTGCGGCTGCCAGGGCCGACCTAGGATTGCCATCTGAAGGCAACAGTTCTGAAGTGGACCCGAGCCCTTCAGCGCCAGGCTGTACGGCTAAAGATCTAAAAGAAAGCGAATGCATCACAGTTGTCAAAAGCGCAGCACGGTAAGTCCCCTGACCTTTCTTGTCCCCTTATACCTGCAGCCAAAGCTGCAGCTCTCACCGAGACCGCGATTGCCGCCGGGTAGACTCCAGGACCTCCATCTCCCGGCACTAGCCACCGTGTTGCCATAGAGACGACAAACAATTCCAGGAGCCTGCGCAGAACGCGAGTTGGGCGTaaggggctgggtgggggtggaggcaaaTTCTCTGCGGGGCGGAAGTCTTCAACCTGCCGCTTTCTGGAAGTTTGCTTTCCGTCCAGACTCTGTTCCGCCTCAGCCCAGCTGTTAAAGTTCCGCTCTCCTGGGACCTCTACATTGAAGCATGATTCTTTTGAGACTTTCTACGGTGGTTCTTAGTGTTGGACACAAGGCCAGGGCTGTGATATCAGACAAAAGCATACTTGGTGTGCTGGTGTAGGGGCAACAGTAACCTACTCTTAGTTCATTCTCAAAAGTTgaaggattctttttaaaatgtttaagactGAAAACACATCaaacaactcaaaaacaaaatggTGAGACACAGGGATCAGTCAAAGGGTAGCAGTTTTTTGGTGTGATTACTTCTCCTTCAGTAAAGGGCCTACACATTAACCAtcctcctcccaggccctcctTAGAACTTGGCTTGGCATCTAAATGAGAGTCAGGATTGAGCAAGCCTCACTCCTAGGTTTCAGTCTCTTTCAACTCACACAGGCTTATTGCTTGTGTTACTTTTCTAGCTTGACCCAGGTAGACCATTAGTCATGAAGACTCACAGATCTATAGGCAAATGCTTCTTTAACTATAGGATGGGCCTCATTAATGTCTCTCATTCAGACCATAGTCAAGAGGGGtcattaactttttaattttttaaaaaagatttatttgacagaaagagagcctGTGGGCATACaggtaggcagagtggcaggcagagggagggggagaaacagggtccctgctgaggcttgatcccaggatctgagctgaagccagacacttaaccaactgagccacccaggtgccctcagatcatgatctttaatcagttttctttcctatttgtggtataaatctttatatatttaattatctataacatgcatattatatataattattatatatttaagacaGTGATCCAAAATCAAGGGAGAGCAAGTTTATTAGCATCATAGGGTCCCTTTCCCCCCACATTCCAAGCATCAAGTTCTGGGGATCGAGGTCAGTTGGTCGGTTCAACCTGGAGGCCACTGGAGCTGTCGGCCCCCAAGTACGTGAATATGCAGATGATACACAGACTGTGCGCCCATCTTTCCATCGTTGATCACTGAAATAAGAGCTTCAGGTTAGAGGGTCAGGATCATGGAAAAGGTCAAAGATTAAAGATTACATTGAGGGACAGGTATGAGAATTTATAGCTCAAGGCCAAAAGTCACTCACCAAGTCGGTATCCATCTCCTAGGCCTTCAGCCTTTGCTGTCTTTTTGGCCACAAGGAGAAGGTGTCCTAGAAGCTACAGGGAAAGGGGAGGTAGACAGGTGGCTTCCTTCACAGGGAGCAAAACCTCTGTGTccagggctccccacccccacaagccAAACCTTGGCCCTGCTCTTCCCACCTGCTGGTCTTCTTCTTCAGCCTGGCTAATCCGAGGAATGGGCTTCTTAGGAATGACCAGGAAGTGCACAGGAGCCTGAGGGGCCACATCACGGAATACGAGACACTGGAAGCAGTGACAGGCCAGAGGCCACTATGTTACTTCAACAGGCTGATGGCAGTTGAGACATTCCTAAGGGGACAGGGCCTCAGGGCACCCCACCTGCTGG
This sequence is a window from Canis aureus isolate CA01 chromosome 10, VMU_Caureus_v.1.0, whole genome shotgun sequence. Protein-coding genes within it:
- the SPAG8 gene encoding sperm-associated antigen 8, with protein sequence MEVLESTRRQSRSRSLAVQPGAEGLGSTSELLPSDGNPRSALAAATAAATAATTAKTAAFSTKTPQCRSEPSVLRPPGEPCTGASFTHKIGWRRLGFEPVCVSRFSQDPCTTNDLSSSPIPVPGSSAGPSHGSGPGCDSGQGTGPDSGPGSATDTGPSPDCGHDPELSPYSLPSFRNPGEELVPDYTSWNHYSHHWEPQKQPWKFLQVSGPGAQGQQKTPQVEGKCKVLNEILPRGHCLLYNWEEERATNHLDQVPSMQDGSESFFFRHGHQGLLTMQLPSPMSFSTTQKDSYQPPRNYYPPIRGKREAMLEMLLHHQICKEVQAEQEPTGKHPEVESVTHHDYRKELVQVRPPAPTKPHDYRWEQPETFWIQRAPQLPGVSNIKTLDTPFRKNCSFSTPVPLSLGQPLPYEPENYSHQLGEISSLACQGGGQGGEMGRTTI
- the HINT2 gene encoding adenosine 5'-monophosphoramidase HINT2, which produces MAAALAVAAGLRVARRVVAVAGPRGAQVRAAGSVTDGSEVTKAQQAAPRGAAPTIFSRILDRSLPADILYEDQQCLVFRDVAPQAPVHFLVIPKKPIPRISQAEEEDQQLLGHLLLVAKKTAKAEGLGDGYRLVINDGKMGAQSVYHLHIHVLGGRQLQWPPG